From Paenibacillus sp. PL2-23:
CGGCGAGAGGCGCTTCTCAGAAATTGAGCGGAATAAAAAAAAGCACTCCCCGATCGGGAATGCTTTCCGCAACTATACTAAATATGCAATGAAAGGTTATACGCAGCAGCTCTCGCTACTGGGAAGCTTGGCTTAAGGTGGACTTGAGCCAATCGTAAGCCATTCGACCGTTCACTTCATGGCCGCCCGGGACTATATCTACGCCCAGCTTGTCTGGCGCGCCATAAGCCGCGTAGATTTCTTCAATGCAGGAGGCCGCCTGACGAAACCCGTGTACGGGGAACAGCCGGTCGCCTTGCCCGCTTTCCAGGAACAAGGGACGGGGCGCGATCAAGCCGATCAGCTCGGGAAGCTCCGCATGGCGCAGCAGGCCGGGCGTGTAGTTATCCACACAATGCCTCATGGCTAGAATGCTGTCCTTGAACGTATTGGTGAAGCCGCTCAATACGACGGCGCGAATACGTTCATCCAATGCAGCGGCGGCGTGCGCAATAAGCGCGCCTCCCGAGAAGCCCATAGCACCGATTTGATCGTCCTCGACCTCGGGCCTTCCCTGCAAATAAGACAGCGCAGTCCATGCCTCGGCAACGCGCAAACCCGTTAACGTCTTGCCCAGCATCATAAGATGTGTAGACAGGGTATAACAGGAGTTTGGAGCATTCCCATCCTGCTCCAGGTCGGAGCGCAGCCTCCGTTCGCCGTAGCCCATGACATCCGGCGCGATGACAACTAATCCACGCTTCACCAATTGAATGGCGAAATGCGCGTGGCAGCCGGGAGAGCCTTCATCCGTTGCACCGTCAGGCTTCAAGCCGACAATCTCGCGACTGCCGTAGCCATGACCGTGCAAGGCCAGCGTCCCCGGCAATGGCCCCGAAGCGCCATTCGGAATGAGCACATACGCGGGGAAGGTGAGTCCGGGAGTGGCCGATAATTCAACCCGCTCCCGTACATAGCCGTCGCATTCTACACGTTCCAGCAAGCGAGGAGTGTGATCGGAATTCGGCTTGAATTGGCCAATCAGGCCTCTAAGCGTATCCCTCAGCCTGGCCTGTCTCTCTTCAAGCGTCTCAGCCGCACTCTTGTCAGCATGCCGATCGACCGCCTGCCGATAAAGCCCCTCCAGCCATTCGTCGCCACTCCATGTCACCCGCGTCCAGCCTCCCCGAATGCTATAATATAACGCCGTCCTTAAAGATTGCGATTTCCCGGAAGCCGTTCCGCTCGCTATGCGTCCGGGTTTCTCCTGACGCGAGAGCGATGAGATACTCCCACATCTCGTCTGCCAGCATGGGCATTGTCACACCTTCCAGCAGCTTGCCTGCGTTGAAGTCAATCCAATTCTTCTTGCGCTCCGCAAGCTCGGAATTCGTCGCGACCTTTACCGTCGGGACCGCGCCGCCAAACGGCGTACCGCGTCCCGTTGTAAAAAAGACGACATGCGCGCCGGCTGCAGATAATGCCGTCACCGATACCATATCGTTGCCTGGCGCCTCCAGCAGGTTCAGCCCCGCGCGGCTCACTCTCCCGCCATAACCGACAACGTCTCTTACGATGGCATGGCCGCCTTTCTGCGTGCAGCCAAGCGACTTCTCCTCCAGCGTCGTAATCCCGCCGTCCTTGTTGCCTGGGGATGGATTTTCATAAATATTTTGCCCATGACGGATAAAATATTGCTTGAAATCATTAATCAGCGTGACAATATCGCCAAACACTCCTTCATCCTGCGCGCGATTCATCAGAATCGTCTCTGCGCCGAACATTTCCGGCACCTCCGTCAGAATCGCGGTTCCGCCAGCCGCAATTAACCGGTCCGACAACACGCCTACCAGCGGGTTGGCCGTAATGCCGGACAGACCATCGGAGCCTCCGCACTTCAGCCCAATCTTCAGCTTGGAGACCGGCACCGGCTCTCGCTGGAATGCTCCTGCATATTCCGCAAGCTCCTCCAGTAGCAGCAGACCCTTGTCCAGCTCGTCTTCTTCCTCTTGCACACGCATAAATTTCACGCGGCGCTCATCGTAATCGCCAATCGCTCCCTTGAAGAGATCGATTCCGTTGTTCTCGCAGCCGAGTCCGACAACGAGTACGCCGCCGGCGTTAGGATGATGCACAAGCGACGCAAGCAGCTTCTGCGTATAGGTCAGGTCATCGCCAAGCTGGGAGCAGCCGAAGGGATGGGCGAAGTGATGAACGCCTCCATCCAGCATGGAGCCGAACTGCGCTTCGCCTTGCTTAGCCAGCAGCTCGCACATTTTGTTAATGCAGCCGACGGTATTGATAATCCAAATCTCATTGCGAATGCCCACCGATCCATCCGGACGAACGTAGCCCTGAAATGTAGGAACGGCGGCCATATCCGAAGGGCTGGCCTCGTTAAATGAAGCGCTGCTGGCAGGCTCGTACCGATAATCCAGAATGTCGCCGAGGCCAGTCTCCAAATTATGTGTATGCACCCACTCGCCAGGCTGCAGATCCGCTTTGGCTTTACCGATGGAATAGCCGAATTTGAATACATCCTGTCCCTTTGGAACCGGCGCTGTCGCAATTTTATGCCCTTTGGGCACATTCGCGTTCAACGTCAGTCTGCTGCCGTCCTCCAGCTCCACCAGCTCGCCTGCGGCATAGGGCCTTAACGCTACAATGACCTGATCTCGCTCCGACAGTCTAATCCAATCGCTCATCGATATACGCCCCCCTCAAGCTCCGATAATTGCTTCGCTACCGCTTCCGTCAAATTGCTCCAAGAGGTGAGGTCCTCGCCCCACAGCTCCTTCTCCGCGAGCAACGCACTTGCCACGGCTGCCGAGTCGGCTTTGTCTGCAAGCGCCTTCTCCCAGATACTGGCTAACAGAGCCGCCTTTGACTCATCGTCCCGCACCGTATAGGCGACACCGTCGAGTGTCCGTCCCGTAAACGAGCCGTCTTCTTCCCTCGTCGTTTGGTAATACCGTAGAAGTCCCGCAAAGCCGAGAGCCAGCGACTCCGGTATCGCCTCGCCCCTCTCCGCGTAATACGCGATTGTCGGCAGTAGCCTTACCTTGAACTTGCTCAGCGCGTTCATGGCGATATCCGCAAGCCGATGGCGAATATGTGGATTGGCGAATCGCTCGAACACATCAGAAGCATAAGCGCGAAGCTCCTCTTCCGGATACGGCAGGGTCGGCACAATATGCTTCTCAACGGCACTTCTTGCCTGAGCGCCAAGCTGACGATGCTCCAGGATATCTCCGACATGCTGAACGCCATTCACAAGGCCAAGCGTCGCCATCCAGGTATGGGCGCCGTTCAATATACGTACCTTGCGCTGCTGGAAAGGCTTCAGATCATCTGTCCAATATACGTTCAAGCCAGCCTTCCTAAGCGGCAGCAGCTTCTCCAGCTCCTCATCCGCTTCAATCGCCCACAGATGGTATGGCTCAGCGGTGCATAGCAGCCCGTCCCGGTAGCCCCATTCCGCGAACCAGGCCTCCGCCTGCTCCTCAGCCGGATAGCCAGTTACAATTCGGTCGACCAGTGAATTCAGAAAGCGGTTATGGCCAGTCACCCAGCCCTTAAACGCTTCAGAGAAGCCCCAATCGTCAGCATAACGAAGCACCGCGTCACGAAGCGAGTCGCCATTTCTCTCCAGCAGCTCGCAGGGCAGGAATACAAGTCCCTTGTCCGTTGCGCCCTGGAAGGCTTCAAACCGAAGATGAAGCAAATAAGCAACCTTGCCAGGGAAAGAGAGGATGGCCCCTTCGCCAAGCTCCTCCGGCCGGTACACGAGGCCCGCTTCTGTTGTGTTGGAGATGACAACTTGAAGCTCGGGACTGACCGCCAGGCCTTTGAAGCGCTCCCAATCGGAATAGGGATCGAATACCTCGGAGAATACATCAATCACTTCCTTGCGGGAGACGGGTGCTCCGTTCTCAATGCCTTGCGTGACCAGCGTATACAAGCCGTCCTGGGAAGCCAGCTTTTCTATTTTGGCGCGGCCAGCAGGTCGCGGCTGCGTGATAGCGATTCCACCCTCGTATAATCCTTTTTCGCGGCATACATGTATCATCCAATCCGCAAAGCCGCGTAAAAAATTGCCTTCACCGATTTGCAGAATGGTAACGGGTGCAGTTTGATTTTTACTTTTATCCGTGAGTTGCAAGCTTTGATTCAAGGTCAACATCGCTGCACGGCTCCTTTGTTATGAAGTATATCTCCATTGTAAAGGATCAACATATATAATCATATTGCCTCATATTGCAGAAACATACTGAATTTTGATATTCTAAGCCTATCGAGCAACGAAAGGAGGCCGCTATGATGAAAGCGTCCCCACATCGCAAGCCCTTCCCGGGAGATGCACCCATTCCGTTATCGCTTAACTATATGCTGACCAAGCATCCGGAGCGGGAGCTGCCGGATCATCTTCACGATCATTTTGAGCTCGTATACGTGCATGAGGGCAGTGGGAAATTTTTTATCGATAGAGCCTTATACGATAAGCTTCCCGGTGATTTGTTCCTCATACCCGGCAACACCATTCACCAGGCTTTCCCCGACGCCGACCGTCCGATCGTATCCACGGCCGTATTCTTCGCTCCGGCGCTCGTCGCGGCGGACGTGTTCGACGATCGATATTCCTTGCTGCAATGCTTCGATATCGCTCGCAAGCGCAAGAGCTATCGTCTTGCTCTGCCGGAGACCGTGCTTCCCAAGCTACTTTCGTCGCTGAGCCGCATTCATGATGAAATGACGAATAAGCCGCCCGGCTATTGTACCGCCGGACGGCTTGCGCTGTGCGATATGCTGCTGGAGCTGAACCGCAGTCTCATATGGCCGGCCGAACAGACCGTACCGGATGATCGCGGCGGACCCGACTGGCTGCTAGAGGCGCTGCGCTTCATCGACGACAACCTGCGAGGCTCCGTCGGATTATCTGAGCTCGCCAGCCTTGCTGCGGTATCGCCTCCACACTTCTCCCGCGTCTTCAAATCGTGGACGGGCATGAACGTCACGGACTACGTGAACGCCAAGCGGGTGATTCGCGCGAAGGAGCTGCTTCTTCATACCGATTATGGCATTCACGTCATCGCCGAGGAATGCGGCTTCGACAGCCTCCCGCATTTCCACCGTGTCTTCCGCTCGCTTGCCGGCGTTACGCCAGGACAGTTCCGCAAGCAGCGTTAATGGTGGATTCGCTGCTTGGGCCATTGCGAGCCGCCCGGCCTGGGGCACTCCCTGTCCGCAAGCTTCGCCCGCACTTCAACGAAGCAGCCGCAGTGGCCGCAGGTGCTGCCGTACTGCAGAGAAGGACAATTGCGGCATGCTTCAAGTCGCTCTCTATACACATCATCCGCGGCGCAATGGAAGCCTTGAAGCTCCAGCCTGCTTACCATCCGGTGGA
This genomic window contains:
- a CDS encoding alpha/beta hydrolase family protein encodes the protein MTWSGDEWLEGLYRQAVDRHADKSAAETLEERQARLRDTLRGLIGQFKPNSDHTPRLLERVECDGYVRERVELSATPGLTFPAYVLIPNGASGPLPGTLALHGHGYGSREIVGLKPDGATDEGSPGCHAHFAIQLVKRGLVVIAPDVMGYGERRLRSDLEQDGNAPNSCYTLSTHLMMLGKTLTGLRVAEAWTALSYLQGRPEVEDDQIGAMGFSGGALIAHAAAALDERIRAVVLSGFTNTFKDSILAMRHCVDNYTPGLLRHAELPELIGLIAPRPLFLESGQGDRLFPVHGFRQAASCIEEIYAAYGAPDKLGVDIVPGGHEVNGRMAYDWLKSTLSQASQ
- a CDS encoding AraC family transcriptional regulator, with amino-acid sequence MMKASPHRKPFPGDAPIPLSLNYMLTKHPERELPDHLHDHFELVYVHEGSGKFFIDRALYDKLPGDLFLIPGNTIHQAFPDADRPIVSTAVFFAPALVAADVFDDRYSLLQCFDIARKRKSYRLALPETVLPKLLSSLSRIHDEMTNKPPGYCTAGRLALCDMLLELNRSLIWPAEQTVPDDRGGPDWLLEALRFIDDNLRGSVGLSELASLAAVSPPHFSRVFKSWTGMNVTDYVNAKRVIRAKELLLHTDYGIHVIAEECGFDSLPHFHRVFRSLAGVTPGQFRKQR
- a CDS encoding altronate dehydratase family protein, giving the protein MSDWIRLSERDQVIVALRPYAAGELVELEDGSRLTLNANVPKGHKIATAPVPKGQDVFKFGYSIGKAKADLQPGEWVHTHNLETGLGDILDYRYEPASSASFNEASPSDMAAVPTFQGYVRPDGSVGIRNEIWIINTVGCINKMCELLAKQGEAQFGSMLDGGVHHFAHPFGCSQLGDDLTYTQKLLASLVHHPNAGGVLVVGLGCENNGIDLFKGAIGDYDERRVKFMRVQEEEDELDKGLLLLEELAEYAGAFQREPVPVSKLKIGLKCGGSDGLSGITANPLVGVLSDRLIAAGGTAILTEVPEMFGAETILMNRAQDEGVFGDIVTLINDFKQYFIRHGQNIYENPSPGNKDGGITTLEEKSLGCTQKGGHAIVRDVVGYGGRVSRAGLNLLEAPGNDMVSVTALSAAGAHVVFFTTGRGTPFGGAVPTVKVATNSELAERKKNWIDFNAGKLLEGVTMPMLADEMWEYLIALASGETRTHSERNGFREIAIFKDGVIL
- a CDS encoding tagaturonate reductase, with the protein product MLTLNQSLQLTDKSKNQTAPVTILQIGEGNFLRGFADWMIHVCREKGLYEGGIAITQPRPAGRAKIEKLASQDGLYTLVTQGIENGAPVSRKEVIDVFSEVFDPYSDWERFKGLAVSPELQVVISNTTEAGLVYRPEELGEGAILSFPGKVAYLLHLRFEAFQGATDKGLVFLPCELLERNGDSLRDAVLRYADDWGFSEAFKGWVTGHNRFLNSLVDRIVTGYPAEEQAEAWFAEWGYRDGLLCTAEPYHLWAIEADEELEKLLPLRKAGLNVYWTDDLKPFQQRKVRILNGAHTWMATLGLVNGVQHVGDILEHRQLGAQARSAVEKHIVPTLPYPEEELRAYASDVFERFANPHIRHRLADIAMNALSKFKVRLLPTIAYYAERGEAIPESLALGFAGLLRYYQTTREEDGSFTGRTLDGVAYTVRDDESKAALLASIWEKALADKADSAAVASALLAEKELWGEDLTSWSNLTEAVAKQLSELEGGVYR
- a CDS encoding DUF6171 family protein, translated to MRSDCKGCSADVNVSQELIHRMVSRLELQGFHCAADDVYRERLEACRNCPSLQYGSTCGHCGCFVEVRAKLADRECPRPGGSQWPKQRIHH